A genomic window from Candidatus Kouleothrix ribensis includes:
- a CDS encoding peptidase S41 yields MIDHPLARRQPLARLLAAALALIALSACAFSPLAQPREPTQPAAPSPTRATEAELSATPAELSATPAEPSGDTRPAASGGPTLLTGTFTYTNDIITTYYVEQAAALIDMYAFVKRDKQWKVPIDSQVLGYMKLDQAAKTGEYRIQLPAKPLGQFVDLNHDGKADRGVQVFAASYWPNMTDGPYSEGDDPSYGWPSYLASTVNDTENEDEVLGGKLVVWAPDAAQQFPTGFGADGKLFTDDDPVGAIPAGYSVVNLDKQPFAISQEAEQQLTLYEPKDVEIKDYSQQSYSQAFKQMLDKLRLEYAFNGIAGKAPDWAAIERTYTPRVAEAERNRDAAAFSLAIHDFTLEFRDGHVGIGSDPNYGANFRAVAGGGYGFLARAVDDGRVIVTFVLKGGPAAGAGMQVGAELSAFGGKPIAQALAEVRPFEGPFSTDFGLRSAQQRYLSRAPVGTAVQVTFANPGKAPTSAELTAVQEFESYFAGLPARDDDPAALPVEARVLSQGAGYIKIRTNYDDLGLIVRLFERALKAFEQNKITRVIIDMRVNPGGAPLGLAGFLSDNEIELGQTLYYSEKTGQFEPNGVRDKVRPNEQRYTFERLALLVDQTCTSACEIESYGFSKLPNAIVVGQFPTGGVEAEVARGQFKLPEGIALQFPTGRIVLPDGSLFLEGQGVQPTLRVPITAANVLASDDAVLQAAEAELAR; encoded by the coding sequence ATGATCGATCATCCCCTGGCGCGCCGCCAGCCGTTGGCGCGGCTGCTGGCCGCAGCACTGGCGCTTATCGCCTTATCCGCCTGTGCCTTTTCACCGCTGGCCCAGCCGCGCGAGCCGACGCAGCCCGCCGCGCCAAGCCCCACGCGCGCGACCGAGGCCGAGCTGAGCGCGACACCCGCCGAGCTGAGCGCGACACCCGCCGAGCCGTCGGGTGATACGCGCCCGGCAGCCAGCGGCGGCCCAACCCTGCTGACCGGCACGTTCACCTATACCAACGACATCATCACCACCTATTATGTCGAGCAAGCCGCCGCGCTGATCGACATGTATGCGTTCGTCAAGCGCGACAAACAGTGGAAAGTGCCGATCGACTCGCAGGTGCTCGGCTACATGAAGCTCGACCAGGCCGCCAAGACCGGCGAATACCGCATCCAGCTGCCGGCCAAGCCGCTAGGCCAGTTCGTCGACCTGAATCACGACGGCAAGGCCGACCGGGGCGTGCAGGTGTTTGCCGCGAGCTACTGGCCGAACATGACCGACGGCCCCTACTCCGAGGGCGACGACCCATCGTACGGCTGGCCATCGTACCTGGCCTCGACCGTGAACGACACCGAGAACGAGGACGAGGTGCTCGGCGGCAAGCTGGTGGTGTGGGCGCCCGACGCAGCCCAGCAGTTCCCAACCGGCTTCGGCGCCGACGGCAAGCTGTTCACCGACGACGACCCGGTTGGCGCGATCCCAGCCGGCTACAGCGTAGTGAACCTGGACAAGCAGCCGTTTGCGATCAGCCAGGAGGCCGAGCAGCAGCTGACACTGTACGAGCCGAAAGATGTCGAGATCAAGGACTACTCGCAGCAATCGTACAGCCAGGCCTTCAAGCAGATGCTCGACAAACTCAGGCTCGAGTATGCCTTCAATGGCATCGCCGGCAAGGCGCCCGACTGGGCGGCGATCGAGCGCACCTACACACCGCGCGTGGCCGAGGCCGAGCGCAATCGCGACGCGGCGGCCTTCTCGCTGGCGATCCACGACTTCACGCTGGAGTTCCGCGATGGCCACGTCGGCATCGGCAGCGACCCGAACTATGGCGCGAACTTCCGCGCGGTGGCCGGCGGCGGCTACGGCTTCCTGGCGCGCGCAGTCGATGATGGCCGCGTGATCGTGACGTTTGTGCTGAAAGGTGGCCCGGCCGCCGGGGCCGGCATGCAGGTGGGCGCCGAGCTGAGCGCATTCGGCGGCAAGCCGATCGCCCAGGCGCTGGCCGAGGTACGCCCGTTCGAAGGGCCGTTCTCGACCGACTTCGGGCTGCGCAGCGCGCAGCAGCGCTATTTGTCGCGCGCGCCGGTCGGCACCGCCGTACAGGTAACCTTCGCCAACCCCGGCAAGGCGCCAACCAGCGCCGAGCTGACGGCAGTGCAAGAGTTCGAGAGCTACTTCGCCGGCCTGCCCGCGCGCGACGACGACCCGGCCGCGCTGCCGGTCGAGGCGCGCGTGCTCAGCCAGGGCGCCGGCTATATCAAGATTCGCACCAACTACGATGATCTCGGGCTGATCGTGCGGCTGTTCGAGCGCGCGCTGAAGGCCTTCGAGCAGAACAAAATCACGCGCGTGATCATCGACATGCGTGTGAACCCCGGCGGCGCACCGCTGGGCCTGGCCGGCTTCCTGAGCGACAACGAGATCGAGCTAGGCCAGACGCTATACTACAGCGAGAAGACCGGCCAGTTCGAGCCAAACGGCGTGCGCGACAAGGTGCGGCCGAATGAGCAGCGCTACACATTCGAACGGCTGGCCCTGCTGGTCGATCAGACATGTACCAGCGCATGCGAGATCGAGTCGTATGGCTTCAGTAAGCTGCCGAACGCGATTGTCGTGGGCCAATTCCCCACCGGCGGCGTCGAGGCCGAGGTTGCGCGTGGGCAGTTCAAGCTGCCCGAGGGCATCGCGCTCCAGTTCCCAACCGGGCGGATCGTGCTGCCCGACGGCAGCCTGTTCCTCGAGGGCCAGGGCGTCCAGCCGACCCTGCGCGTGCCGATTACTGCCGCGAATGTGCTGGCAAGCGACGACGCAGTGCTGCAGGCCGCCGAGGCTGAGCTGGCCAGGTAG
- a CDS encoding TetR/AcrR family transcriptional regulator: MRKKDEIDSADRRQQIIEAALKVFSTKGFHKATNKDIAEAAGGISPGLIYWYFKDKEDLLLTIIRERAAVFQLADHPERIMDLAPREGLALIGSTYLSVFRVPGNVAILRILVGEAIRFPQIGEMFFKLVGRRFLDFLSQYLQHQVELGRLRPHASMIAARSFLGMLVVNVVARELMRQPEALSTSDEQIVTTVVDIFVSGLEPRSQ, encoded by the coding sequence ATGCGCAAGAAAGACGAGATCGACAGTGCCGACCGGCGCCAGCAGATTATCGAGGCCGCGCTCAAGGTCTTCAGCACCAAAGGCTTCCACAAGGCCACCAACAAAGACATCGCCGAGGCCGCCGGTGGCATCTCGCCAGGGCTGATCTACTGGTATTTCAAAGACAAAGAAGACCTGCTGCTGACGATCATCCGCGAGCGCGCGGCGGTGTTTCAGCTGGCCGACCACCCCGAGCGGATCATGGATCTGGCGCCGCGCGAGGGCCTGGCGCTGATCGGGAGCACCTACTTATCGGTGTTTCGTGTGCCGGGCAATGTGGCGATTCTGCGCATCCTGGTGGGCGAGGCGATCCGCTTCCCGCAGATCGGCGAGATGTTCTTCAAGCTGGTCGGCCGGCGCTTTCTCGATTTCCTGAGCCAGTATTTGCAGCATCAGGTTGAGCTGGGGCGCCTGCGCCCACACGCAAGCATGATCGCCGCGCGCAGCTTTCTGGGCATGCTTGTGGTCAACGTGGTTGCCCGCGAGCTCATGCGCCAGCCCGAGGCGCTCAGCACCAGCGACGAGCAGATCGTTACAACCGTGGTCGATATTTTTGTGAGCGGGCTCGAGCCGCGTTCGCAGTAA
- a CDS encoding ABC transporter permease, translated as MGSRLLPIIRKEFIHIIRDPRTLAVMFVMPLMQLILLGYAATSDVRNVPLAVHDQSRTPQSRHLIEAFVQSGQFEVLRLAGSEDELARLVDNGTVRAGLIIPPAYASDLTGGHGAQVAFVLDGSDPSVASSALSSARLIGQVEATSIQQQALARRGAAVSIAPPMEVRTRVWYNPDMQSAVFMVPALIGLILQMQATLLTASAIVRERERGTIEQLIVTPIRPIELILGKILPYALVALLITIEILLIGTLWFGVPIKGNLLLLLGISCLFLISSLSIGLLISTVAQTQQEAFLLTFLTLLPSIFLSGFIYPIAALPKLLQVLSGVVPLSYFLVVVRGIVIKGVGIPALTSQIGALLIFGAVLIVLAATRFRKRLD; from the coding sequence ATGGGATCGCGCCTGCTACCGATCATTCGGAAAGAGTTCATCCACATCATCCGCGACCCGCGCACGCTGGCGGTGATGTTCGTGATGCCGCTGATGCAGCTGATTTTGCTGGGCTATGCCGCCACGTCGGACGTGCGCAACGTGCCGCTGGCAGTCCACGACCAGAGCCGCACGCCGCAGAGCCGCCACCTGATCGAGGCGTTCGTGCAGTCGGGCCAGTTCGAGGTGCTACGGCTGGCCGGCAGCGAAGACGAGCTGGCCCGGCTGGTCGACAACGGCACCGTGCGCGCCGGGCTGATCATCCCGCCGGCCTACGCCAGCGACCTGACCGGCGGGCATGGCGCGCAGGTAGCCTTCGTGCTCGACGGCTCGGACCCCTCGGTGGCGTCGTCGGCGCTCTCGTCGGCCCGGCTGATCGGCCAGGTCGAGGCTACCAGCATCCAGCAGCAGGCGCTGGCGCGGCGCGGCGCGGCGGTGTCGATTGCGCCGCCCATGGAGGTGCGCACACGCGTCTGGTACAACCCCGACATGCAGAGCGCGGTGTTTATGGTGCCGGCGCTGATCGGCCTGATCTTGCAGATGCAGGCCACGCTGCTCACCGCCTCGGCGATCGTGCGCGAGCGCGAGCGCGGCACGATCGAGCAGCTGATCGTCACGCCGATCCGGCCGATCGAGCTGATCCTGGGCAAGATTCTGCCCTACGCGCTGGTGGCGCTGCTGATCACGATCGAGATCTTGCTGATCGGCACGCTCTGGTTCGGCGTGCCGATCAAGGGCAACCTGCTGCTGCTGCTGGGCATCTCGTGCCTGTTCTTGATCTCGTCGCTCAGCATTGGCCTGCTGATCTCGACGGTGGCGCAGACCCAGCAAGAGGCCTTTCTGCTCACGTTCCTGACGCTGCTGCCGTCGATCTTTCTCTCGGGCTTCATCTACCCGATCGCGGCGCTGCCGAAGCTGCTGCAAGTGCTCAGCGGTGTGGTGCCGCTCAGCTATTTCCTGGTGGTGGTGCGCGGAATTGTGATCAAGGGCGTCGGCATCCCGGCGCTCACCAGCCAGATCGGCGCGCTGCTGATCTTCGGCGCGGTGCTGATCGTGCTGGCGGCGACGCGCTTTCGCAAACGACTCGATTAA
- a CDS encoding efflux RND transporter periplasmic adaptor subunit — translation MAKRVRIIAPLLVVALLAAGGYWWWSGRATAASAGSLSGSGTIEAEDVLITAEVSGRVQELLVDEGQEVRAGQTLVQLDSALLAAQRDQAEAAVAVAAANLALVKAGTRPEDLAAAQAQLAQAQAARDGAAQAYANAQAALANPQQLDAQVVQAQAARDSAQRALAQVQAGNRAEDVVAAQAAQAQAAVSLQSTRDRLSAAKTQAEAQVQQAALALTQAQARYAQAKTFWDHIEAEGTDPIMPNVTDPKTGKKVANTLSDGQRESYYAQLVQAEAALHQAEQSVQQAQVAAEAARQAEVTGIQAAESQLQSADATLAKLRNGPTKETLAAAQTALTNAQRVLSQVLAMRKQPLQLQAAVDAAKAQQEAAEAVLAQAQARLELAQAGARAEQVAVAEAALAQARANARQVAVQLAKATLTAPRGGVVLSRAIHAGEQALPGAALMTIGSLDTVRLTLYIGDTDIGRVRQGQPVEVTVDSFTGRVFKGTVSFIAQEAQFTPRNVQTKDERATTVFAVRVELANPDHALKPGMPADAVIVE, via the coding sequence ATGGCCAAGCGAGTACGGATTATCGCGCCACTGCTGGTGGTGGCGCTGTTGGCCGCAGGCGGCTACTGGTGGTGGAGCGGGCGCGCCACCGCAGCGAGCGCCGGGTCGCTCAGCGGCTCGGGCACGATCGAGGCCGAGGATGTGCTGATCACCGCCGAGGTGAGCGGCCGAGTTCAAGAGCTGCTGGTCGATGAGGGCCAGGAGGTGCGCGCCGGCCAGACGCTGGTGCAGCTCGACTCGGCGCTGCTCGCGGCCCAGCGCGACCAGGCCGAGGCCGCAGTGGCAGTGGCCGCCGCAAACCTGGCGCTGGTCAAGGCCGGCACACGCCCCGAGGATCTCGCCGCCGCGCAGGCCCAGCTGGCGCAGGCCCAGGCCGCGCGCGATGGCGCGGCCCAGGCGTATGCCAACGCCCAGGCCGCGCTCGCAAACCCACAGCAGCTCGACGCCCAGGTGGTGCAGGCCCAGGCCGCGCGCGACAGTGCCCAGCGCGCGCTGGCGCAGGTGCAGGCCGGCAACCGCGCCGAGGATGTCGTGGCGGCCCAGGCGGCGCAGGCCCAGGCGGCTGTGAGCCTGCAAAGCACGCGCGACCGGCTCTCGGCGGCCAAGACTCAGGCCGAGGCGCAGGTGCAGCAGGCCGCGCTGGCGCTCACTCAGGCCCAGGCGCGCTACGCCCAGGCCAAAACCTTCTGGGATCATATCGAGGCCGAGGGCACCGACCCGATCATGCCGAACGTGACCGACCCGAAGACCGGCAAGAAGGTGGCGAACACGCTTAGCGACGGCCAGCGCGAGAGCTACTACGCCCAGCTGGTGCAGGCCGAGGCCGCGCTGCACCAGGCCGAGCAGAGCGTGCAGCAGGCCCAGGTGGCGGCCGAGGCCGCCCGCCAGGCCGAGGTCACCGGCATCCAGGCGGCCGAGAGCCAGCTGCAGTCGGCCGATGCCACGCTAGCCAAGCTGCGCAATGGCCCGACCAAAGAGACCCTGGCGGCGGCGCAGACGGCGCTGACGAATGCGCAGCGCGTGCTCAGCCAGGTGCTGGCGATGCGCAAGCAGCCGCTGCAGCTCCAGGCCGCTGTTGACGCTGCCAAAGCCCAGCAGGAAGCCGCCGAGGCTGTGCTGGCCCAGGCGCAGGCCCGGCTCGAGCTGGCGCAGGCCGGCGCGCGCGCCGAGCAGGTGGCGGTGGCCGAGGCCGCGCTGGCCCAGGCCCGCGCAAACGCGCGCCAGGTTGCGGTGCAGCTGGCCAAGGCCACGCTCACCGCGCCGCGCGGCGGCGTGGTGCTGAGCCGCGCCATTCACGCGGGCGAGCAGGCACTGCCCGGCGCAGCGCTGATGACGATCGGCTCGCTCGACACCGTGCGCCTGACGCTATATATCGGCGACACCGACATCGGCCGCGTGCGCCAGGGCCAACCCGTCGAGGTGACGGTCGATAGCTTCACCGGCCGCGTGTTCAAGGGCACGGTGTCGTTCATCGCACAAGAGGCGCAGTTCACGCCACGCAATGTGCAGACGAAAGACGAGCGCGCGACGACGGTGTTCGCGGTGCGCGTCGAGCTCGCCAACCCCGATCACGCGCTCAAGCCCGGCATGCCCGCCGACGCCGTGATCGTCGAGTGA
- a CDS encoding ABC transporter ATP-binding protein has product MQSVAIETTSLSRSFGLIRAVDALSMRVPAGRIYGLVGPDGAGKTTTLRMLCGALQIGAGQASVLGIDVARDPEGVRRRIGYMPQRFSLYGDLTVRENMCFFADVYGVPRAQQPALLERLLGFSRLGAFQGRRADALSGGMKQKLALACTLVHKPALLLLDEPTTGVDPVSRREFWDILRDAVNQDGMTVLVSTPYMDEADRCHTVGFMRAGALMAAGSPRELQRLVPGRVFEVHARPLHAAQQQLRALPGVREVQVFGDRLHLFADSALDEGVLAGQLAAANVAITAVRPIQPTMEDVFMYLQRGAAVKEQAQ; this is encoded by the coding sequence ATGCAGTCTGTTGCGATCGAAACCACCAGCCTGAGCCGCAGCTTCGGCCTGATCCGCGCAGTCGATGCGCTGAGCATGCGCGTGCCGGCCGGCCGGATCTATGGGCTGGTCGGGCCGGATGGCGCGGGCAAGACCACCACGCTGCGCATGCTCTGCGGCGCGCTCCAGATTGGCGCCGGCCAGGCTAGCGTGCTGGGCATCGACGTGGCCCGCGACCCCGAGGGCGTGCGCCGGCGGATCGGCTATATGCCGCAGCGCTTCAGCCTGTATGGCGACCTGACCGTGCGCGAGAATATGTGCTTCTTCGCCGATGTCTATGGCGTGCCGCGCGCGCAGCAGCCCGCGCTGCTCGAGCGGCTGCTGGGCTTCAGCCGGCTTGGCGCGTTCCAGGGCCGCCGCGCCGATGCGCTCTCGGGCGGCATGAAGCAGAAGCTCGCGCTGGCCTGCACACTCGTGCATAAGCCGGCGCTGCTGCTGCTCGACGAGCCGACCACCGGCGTCGACCCGGTTTCGCGCCGTGAGTTCTGGGATATTTTGCGCGACGCCGTGAACCAGGACGGCATGACCGTGCTGGTGTCGACGCCCTATATGGACGAGGCCGACCGCTGCCATACCGTCGGGTTCATGCGCGCCGGGGCGTTGATGGCCGCCGGCAGCCCGCGCGAGCTGCAACGGCTGGTGCCCGGCCGCGTGTTCGAGGTTCACGCCCGCCCGCTGCACGCGGCCCAGCAGCAGCTGCGCGCGCTGCCCGGCGTGCGCGAGGTGCAGGTGTTCGGCGATCGGCTGCACCTGTTTGCCGACAGCGCGCTCGACGAGGGTGTGCTCGCGGGCCAGCTGGCAGCCGCCAATGTGGCGATCACGGCTGTGCGGCCAATTCAGCCAACCATGGAAGACGTATTTATGTATCTGCAGCGCGGCGCTGCTGTGAAGGAACAAGCGCAATGA
- a CDS encoding ABC transporter ATP-binding protein, protein MNSAYAVETENLTRRFGEFVAVDNVTLKVAPGEVFGFLGPNGSGKTTTIRMLCGLLAPSQGAGRVLGFDIGRESEAIKARIGYMSQKFSLYADLTVRENLAFYADVYGIARAERGTRLASLIDMAGLHGRERELTANLSGGWKQRLALACAIVHQPRMLFLDEPTGGVDPEARRAFWELIYELAQQGVTVFVTTHYMDEAEHCNRIGLMYGGRLVALDTPAALKRSTIDGEVLEIEGVPQDQARDVAAAQPGVREVAPHGARLHAIVDDAALRGPQLAAALGTAGVAEARVEQIEPSLEDVFVALVAGKAAES, encoded by the coding sequence ATGAATAGCGCCTACGCCGTAGAAACCGAGAACCTGACCCGCCGCTTCGGCGAGTTTGTGGCCGTCGATAATGTGACGCTCAAGGTTGCGCCGGGCGAGGTATTCGGCTTCCTGGGGCCAAACGGCTCGGGTAAAACCACCACCATCCGCATGCTGTGCGGCCTGCTGGCGCCGAGCCAGGGCGCCGGCCGCGTGCTGGGCTTCGACATCGGCCGCGAGAGCGAGGCGATCAAAGCCCGGATCGGCTATATGTCGCAGAAGTTTAGCCTGTACGCCGACCTGACTGTGCGCGAGAATCTGGCGTTCTACGCCGATGTGTACGGCATCGCGCGAGCCGAGCGCGGCACCCGGCTGGCCAGCCTGATCGACATGGCCGGCCTGCATGGGCGCGAGCGCGAGCTGACCGCCAACCTCTCGGGTGGCTGGAAGCAGCGCCTGGCCCTGGCCTGCGCGATCGTTCACCAGCCGCGCATGCTATTCCTCGACGAGCCGACCGGCGGGGTCGATCCCGAGGCGCGTCGCGCGTTCTGGGAGCTCATCTACGAGCTGGCCCAACAAGGCGTGACTGTGTTCGTCACCACCCACTACATGGACGAGGCCGAGCACTGCAACCGGATCGGCCTGATGTATGGCGGGCGACTGGTAGCGCTCGATACACCCGCCGCGCTCAAGCGCAGCACTATCGACGGCGAGGTGCTCGAGATCGAGGGCGTGCCGCAAGACCAGGCCCGCGATGTGGCGGCTGCACAGCCAGGTGTGCGCGAGGTGGCGCCGCATGGCGCACGCCTGCATGCGATCGTCGATGATGCTGCGCTGCGCGGGCCGCAGCTGGCTGCCGCGCTGGGCACGGCCGGCGTGGCCGAGGCGCGCGTCGAGCAGATCGAGCCATCGCTCGAGGATGTGTTCGTGGCGCTGGTGGCCGGCAAGGCCGCCGAGTCGTAG